Proteins encoded in a region of the Pseudomonas shahriarae genome:
- the lpxC gene encoding UDP-3-O-acyl-N-acetylglucosamine deacetylase: protein MIKQRTLKNIIRATGVGLHSGEKVYLTLKPAPVDTGIVFVRADLDPVVQIPARAENVGETTMSTTLVNGDVKVDTVEHLLSAMAGLGIDNAYVELSASEVPIMDGSAGPFVFLIQSAGLEEQDAAKKFIRILREVTVEDGDKRATFVPFEGFKVSFEIDFDHPVFRDRTQSASVDFSSTSFVKEVSRARTFGFMSDIEYLRKHNLALGGSVENAIVVDADGVLNEDGLRYEDEFVKHKILDAIGDLYLLGNSLIGEFKGFKSGHALNNQLLRKLIEQKDAWEVVTFEDASTAPISYMRPVAAV, encoded by the coding sequence ATGATTAAACAACGCACCCTGAAGAATATTATCCGTGCCACAGGTGTAGGTCTGCACTCCGGGGAGAAGGTATACCTGACTCTCAAGCCCGCACCTGTCGACACCGGCATCGTGTTTGTTCGTGCCGACCTGGACCCTGTGGTGCAGATTCCTGCTCGCGCGGAAAACGTTGGCGAAACCACCATGTCGACCACATTGGTCAACGGTGACGTCAAAGTGGACACGGTGGAGCACTTGCTCTCGGCCATGGCTGGCCTGGGCATCGATAACGCCTACGTCGAGCTCTCCGCGTCTGAAGTCCCGATCATGGATGGTAGCGCTGGACCTTTCGTATTCCTGATTCAATCTGCCGGCCTGGAAGAACAGGACGCAGCCAAGAAGTTCATTCGCATTCTGCGGGAAGTGACAGTAGAAGACGGCGACAAGCGCGCCACCTTCGTCCCGTTCGAAGGCTTTAAAGTGAGCTTTGAGATCGATTTCGATCACCCGGTATTCCGTGACCGCACCCAAAGTGCAAGCGTGGATTTTTCCAGCACTTCGTTCGTAAAAGAAGTCAGCCGCGCCCGTACCTTTGGTTTCATGAGTGACATCGAGTACCTGCGCAAGCACAACCTCGCACTCGGCGGCAGCGTTGAAAACGCCATCGTGGTCGACGCGGATGGTGTACTGAACGAAGACGGCCTTCGCTATGAAGACGAATTCGTGAAGCACAAGATCCTCGATGCAATTGGTGACCTCTACCTGCTGGGCAATAGCCTGATAGGCGAGTTCAAAGGCTTCAAGTCGGGCCATGCACTTAACAACCAGCTCCTGCGCAAGTTGATTGAGCAGAAAGATGCTTGGGAAGTCGTGACCTTCGAAGATGCCAGCACCGCACCGATCTCTTACATGCGTCCCGTTGCGGCGGTGTAA
- a CDS encoding sensor domain-containing diguanylate cyclase, with the protein MSQRRALNLPARPELLLILGSGLTVTLILIIVAVLLIREHASTLQTAQRSTSNITQLINADVLRNVELYDLALHGLIEAAGKDLSGLPADVRHQLQFDQSTAAPYKGEVLLLDAQGAVLADSSTLTPTRRNFANRDYFQVHQQNPEAGLFISRPFKIHCQCEQVWRIAFSRRVTGPDGEFAGVAVATMRLAYFDQLFSSLTIGNGNTINLLNNQGILLAQHPVLEQDMIDKDLSSLPNFKRMLKEGSGSFRAISAISGTPRLYTFTNVGRLPLIVVVALASDDVFAAWQRAAWLTAGATGVLCVGLLWLSWMLRLELRRRYRAEKVLSELAATDGLTGLANRRTLDQRLALEWERARRSTEPLSVLMIDVDHFKAFNDRHGHQGGDEALRSVAQVIGRQIRRPADLAARYGGEEFAVILPHTDASGARTIAEHIRQGIQHLPPVAGDSEPITVSIGLSTWDKRSSASLEELLLSADRALYEAKNSGRNRVVDAALVR; encoded by the coding sequence ATGAGTCAACGCCGCGCCCTTAACCTGCCTGCACGCCCGGAGCTTTTGCTGATTCTGGGCAGTGGCCTCACCGTCACCCTGATCCTGATCATCGTCGCCGTGCTGCTGATCCGCGAACATGCCAGCACGCTGCAGACCGCCCAACGGTCTACCAGCAATATCACCCAACTGATCAATGCCGATGTGCTGCGCAACGTCGAGCTCTATGACTTGGCACTGCACGGCCTGATTGAGGCGGCCGGCAAGGACTTGTCGGGACTGCCGGCGGATGTGCGGCATCAACTGCAATTCGACCAGTCCACCGCAGCCCCCTATAAAGGTGAAGTCCTGCTGCTGGACGCCCAGGGCGCGGTGCTTGCCGACTCGTCGACGCTGACCCCAACCCGACGTAACTTCGCCAACCGCGACTACTTCCAGGTCCATCAACAGAACCCCGAGGCCGGACTGTTTATCAGCCGCCCGTTCAAGATCCATTGTCAGTGCGAGCAGGTCTGGCGTATCGCCTTCAGCCGCCGCGTGACCGGGCCCGACGGCGAGTTTGCCGGGGTGGCCGTGGCGACCATGCGCCTGGCGTATTTCGACCAACTGTTCAGCAGCCTGACCATCGGCAACGGTAACACCATCAACCTGCTGAACAACCAGGGCATCCTGCTGGCCCAGCACCCCGTGCTCGAACAGGACATGATCGACAAGGACCTGAGTTCACTCCCCAACTTCAAGCGCATGCTGAAAGAAGGCAGCGGCAGCTTCCGGGCCATCTCTGCGATCAGCGGTACGCCACGGCTGTATACCTTTACCAATGTGGGGCGGTTGCCATTGATCGTGGTGGTGGCGTTGGCCAGCGACGATGTGTTCGCCGCCTGGCAGCGCGCCGCGTGGCTGACGGCAGGGGCCACCGGGGTGTTGTGTGTGGGCCTGCTGTGGCTGAGCTGGATGTTGCGCCTGGAGCTGCGGCGCCGCTATCGCGCCGAGAAGGTGCTGTCAGAACTGGCAGCCACGGACGGCCTGACCGGCCTGGCCAACCGCCGGACCCTCGACCAGCGCTTGGCTCTGGAATGGGAGCGCGCCCGCCGCTCGACCGAGCCCTTGTCTGTGCTGATGATCGACGTCGACCACTTCAAGGCCTTCAACGACCGCCATGGCCATCAGGGGGGGGATGAAGCCTTGCGCAGCGTGGCGCAGGTGATCGGCCGCCAAATCCGCCGCCCGGCCGATCTGGCGGCACGTTACGGCGGCGAAGAGTTTGCGGTGATCCTGCCGCATACCGATGCCAGCGGTGCCAGGACGATTGCCGAGCATATCCGCCAGGGGATCCAGCACTTGCCGCCGGTTGCCGGTGATAGCGAGCCTATTACGGTGAGTATCGGCCTGAGCACCTGGGACAAACGCAGCAGCGCGTCATTGGAGGAGTTGCTGCTCAGTGCTGACCGGGCATTGTATGAGGCGAAAAATAGCGGGCGTAACCGCGTCGTCGATGCGGCCCTGGTGAGGTAG
- the ftsZ gene encoding cell division protein FtsZ translates to MFELVDNIPASPVIKVIGVGGGGGNAVNHMVKSNIEGVEFICANTDAQALKSIGARTILQLGTAVTKGLGAGANPEVGRQAALEDRERIAEVLQGTNMVFITTGMGGGTGTGAAPIIAEVAKEMGILTVAVVTRPFPFEGRKRMQIADEGIRLLSESVDSLITIPNEKLLTILGKDASLLSAFAKADDVLAGAVRGISDIIKRPGMINVDFADVRTVMSEMGMAMMGTGCASGPNRAREATEAAIRNPLLEDVNLQGARGILVNITAGPDLSLGEYSDVGSIIEAFASEHAMVKVGTVIDPDMRDELHVTVVATGLGAKIEKPVKVIDNTVHTSQASAAAPAPARQELPSVNYRDLDRPTVMRNQAQAGAAASRSPNPQDDLDYLDIPAFLRRQAD, encoded by the coding sequence ATGTTCGAACTCGTAGACAACATCCCCGCAAGCCCGGTTATTAAAGTAATCGGTGTCGGCGGTGGCGGCGGCAACGCTGTCAATCATATGGTCAAGAGCAACATTGAAGGCGTTGAATTCATCTGCGCCAACACTGATGCCCAGGCGCTGAAGAGCATCGGCGCGCGGACCATCCTGCAATTGGGCACAGCCGTGACCAAGGGCCTGGGCGCTGGCGCCAATCCGGAAGTCGGCCGTCAAGCCGCCCTGGAAGACCGCGAGCGTATTGCCGAAGTGCTGCAAGGCACCAACATGGTGTTCATCACCACCGGCATGGGCGGCGGTACCGGTACCGGTGCGGCGCCAATCATTGCTGAAGTAGCCAAGGAAATGGGGATCCTGACGGTCGCTGTCGTGACCCGTCCGTTCCCGTTCGAAGGCCGCAAGCGTATGCAGATCGCCGACGAAGGTATCCGTCTGCTGTCTGAAAGCGTTGACTCGTTGATCACCATCCCCAACGAGAAACTGCTGACCATCCTCGGTAAAGACGCCAGCCTGCTGTCGGCTTTCGCCAAGGCCGATGACGTACTGGCCGGTGCCGTTCGCGGTATCTCCGACATCATCAAGCGTCCGGGCATGATCAACGTCGACTTTGCCGACGTACGCACGGTCATGAGCGAAATGGGCATGGCAATGATGGGCACTGGCTGCGCCAGCGGTCCTAACCGTGCACGTGAAGCGACCGAAGCGGCCATCCGCAACCCGTTGCTCGAAGACGTGAACCTGCAAGGTGCACGCGGCATCCTGGTGAACATCACCGCCGGTCCTGACCTGTCCCTGGGTGAGTACTCCGACGTGGGTAGCATCATCGAAGCCTTCGCTTCCGAGCACGCGATGGTCAAGGTCGGTACCGTTATCGATCCAGACATGCGCGACGAGCTGCATGTGACCGTGGTTGCCACGGGTCTGGGCGCTAAAATCGAGAAACCGGTGAAGGTTATCGACAATACCGTGCACACCAGCCAGGCCTCGGCCGCCGCTCCAGCACCTGCTCGTCAGGAACTGCCGTCGGTGAACTACCGTGATCTGGATCGTCCGACCGTGATGCGCAACCAGGCCCAGGCCGGTGCTGCGGCGTCCCGTAGCCCGAATCCGCAAGATGATCTGGACTATCTGGACATCCCGGCTTTCCTGCGTCGTCAGGCCGATTAA
- the murC gene encoding UDP-N-acetylmuramate--L-alanine ligase: MVENQKAMPQPEMRRIRRIHFVGIGGVGMCGIAEVLLNLGYQVSGSDLKTSPVTERLESFGAQIFIGHRAENAAQADVLVVSSAVNTSNPEVATALERRIPVVPRAEMLAELMRYRHGIAVAGTHGKTTTTSLIASVFAAGGLDPTFVIGGRLNAAGTNAQLGTSRYLIAEADESDASFLHLQPLVAVVTNIDADHMATYDGDFNKLKKTFVEFLHNLPFYGLAVVCLDDPVVREILPLVKRPTVTYGFSEDADVRAINVRQQGMQTFFTVLRPDREPLDVSVNMPGNHNVLNSLATICIATDEGVSDEAIVEGLSGFAGVGRRFQVYGHLPVDGGDVMLVDDYGHHPTEVAAVIKAVRGGWPERRLVMVYQPHRYSRTRDLYDDFVNVLADANVLLLMEVYPAGEEPIPGADSRKLCNSIRQRGQLDPIYIERGVDLAPVVKPLLRAGDILLCQGAGDIGGLAPKLLASPLFAAAPAQGKSK; the protein is encoded by the coding sequence ATGGTTGAGAATCAAAAAGCCATGCCGCAACCGGAAATGCGCCGTATCCGTCGCATCCACTTCGTCGGTATCGGCGGCGTGGGCATGTGCGGGATCGCCGAGGTGTTGCTGAACCTGGGTTACCAGGTCTCCGGCTCCGACCTCAAGACCTCGCCGGTCACCGAGCGCCTGGAATCGTTTGGCGCACAGATCTTTATCGGCCACCGTGCCGAGAACGCCGCGCAGGCCGATGTACTGGTGGTCTCCAGTGCCGTGAACACCTCCAACCCGGAAGTGGCCACCGCCCTTGAACGCCGTATTCCCGTGGTGCCCCGCGCCGAGATGCTGGCCGAGCTGATGCGTTACCGTCACGGCATCGCCGTCGCCGGTACCCACGGCAAGACCACCACCACCAGCCTGATCGCTTCGGTATTTGCCGCCGGCGGCCTGGACCCGACCTTCGTGATCGGTGGCCGGCTGAATGCAGCAGGTACCAATGCACAACTGGGTACCAGCCGTTACCTGATTGCCGAAGCCGATGAAAGCGATGCCAGCTTCCTGCACCTGCAGCCGCTGGTGGCCGTGGTCACCAATATCGACGCCGACCATATGGCGACTTACGACGGCGACTTCAACAAGTTGAAGAAAACCTTCGTCGAGTTCCTGCATAACCTGCCGTTCTACGGTTTGGCCGTGGTGTGCCTGGACGATCCGGTAGTGCGCGAAATCCTGCCGCTGGTCAAGCGTCCGACCGTGACCTATGGCTTCAGCGAAGACGCCGACGTGCGCGCGATCAATGTACGTCAGCAAGGCATGCAGACCTTCTTTACCGTGTTGCGCCCGGATCGCGAGCCGCTGGACGTCTCGGTGAACATGCCGGGCAACCACAATGTGCTCAATTCCCTGGCGACCATCTGCATCGCCACCGATGAGGGCGTCAGCGATGAAGCCATCGTCGAAGGCCTGTCGGGTTTTGCCGGTGTGGGCCGGCGCTTCCAGGTCTACGGCCACCTGCCGGTAGACGGCGGCGACGTGATGCTGGTGGATGACTACGGTCACCACCCGACCGAAGTCGCGGCCGTGATCAAGGCCGTGCGTGGTGGCTGGCCGGAGCGTCGCCTGGTGATGGTCTATCAGCCGCACCGCTACAGCCGCACCCGTGACCTGTACGACGATTTCGTAAATGTATTGGCCGATGCCAACGTGCTGCTGTTGATGGAAGTCTACCCGGCCGGTGAAGAACCGATCCCCGGCGCCGACAGCCGCAAGCTGTGCAACAGCATCCGTCAGCGCGGGCAACTGGACCCGATCTATATCGAGCGCGGCGTGGACCTGGCGCCGGTCGTCAAGCCGCTGTTGCGTGCCGGCGACATCTTGCTGTGCCAGGGTGCCGGTGATATCGGCGGCCTTGCCCCTAAATTGCTCGCGAGCCCGCTGTTTGCTGCCGCGCCTGCCCAGGGGAAGTCGAAATGA
- the murG gene encoding undecaprenyldiphospho-muramoylpentapeptide beta-N-acetylglucosaminyltransferase: MGANVLIMAGGTGGHVFPALACAREFQARGYTVHWLGTPRGIENELVPAAGLPLHLINVSGLRGKSKLSLLKAPFVLLKAVWQARKVIRELKPVCVLGFGGYVTGPGGVAARLAGVPVIVHEQNAVAGTANRLLAPLAARVCEAFPNTFAAMDKRRTTGNPVRTELFMDIARQALTGRKAHLLILGGSLGAEPLNKLLPEALAQLPVELRPEIFHQAGKNHDEVTAARYREAGVEATVEPFIKDMAHAYGWADLVVCRAGALTVSELAAAGLPSLLVPLPHAIDDHQTRNAEYLAGEGAAFLLPQRTTGAADLAARLTEVLMQPERLNSMASTASRLAKPDATRSVVDICLEVAHG, translated from the coding sequence ATGGGCGCTAACGTGCTGATCATGGCGGGCGGCACCGGCGGCCACGTGTTCCCGGCGCTGGCCTGTGCCCGTGAGTTCCAGGCCCGCGGCTACACCGTGCATTGGCTGGGTACGCCCCGTGGCATCGAAAATGAACTGGTTCCGGCGGCCGGCTTGCCCCTGCACCTGATCAACGTCAGCGGCCTGCGCGGCAAAAGCAAATTGTCCCTGCTCAAGGCGCCGTTCGTGTTGCTCAAGGCGGTGTGGCAGGCGCGCAAGGTTATCCGTGAGTTGAAGCCGGTGTGTGTGCTGGGCTTTGGTGGCTATGTCACCGGTCCCGGCGGTGTGGCCGCGCGATTGGCCGGTGTGCCGGTGATCGTCCACGAGCAGAACGCTGTGGCCGGTACTGCCAACCGCCTGTTGGCGCCATTGGCGGCGCGAGTCTGCGAGGCATTCCCGAATACGTTTGCAGCCATGGACAAGCGCCGCACCACCGGTAACCCGGTGCGTACCGAGCTGTTTATGGACATTGCCCGCCAGGCCCTGACCGGGCGCAAGGCGCACCTGCTGATCCTCGGCGGAAGCCTGGGCGCCGAACCGCTGAACAAGCTGCTGCCGGAGGCGCTGGCGCAACTGCCTGTGGAACTGCGTCCCGAGATTTTCCATCAGGCAGGCAAGAACCACGATGAAGTGACTGCCGCCCGCTATCGCGAGGCCGGTGTCGAGGCGACTGTAGAGCCTTTTATCAAAGACATGGCCCATGCCTATGGCTGGGCCGACCTGGTGGTCTGTCGCGCAGGTGCGTTGACCGTCAGTGAACTGGCTGCTGCCGGTCTGCCGTCCTTGCTGGTGCCTTTGCCCCATGCGATCGACGATCACCAGACCCGCAACGCCGAATATTTGGCCGGGGAGGGCGCTGCCTTCCTGCTGCCGCAAAGAACGACTGGCGCCGCCGATCTGGCCGCACGCCTGACTGAGGTTTTGATGCAACCCGAACGACTGAACAGCATGGCGAGCACTGCAAGCCGCCTGGCCAAACCCGACGCCACCCGTAGCGTGGTCGATATCTGCCTGGAGGTGGCCCATGGTTGA
- the ftsA gene encoding cell division protein FtsA, whose product MANVQSGKMIVGLDIGTSKVVALVGEVADDGTLEIVGIGTHPSRGLKKGVVVNIESTVQSIQRAIEEAQLMAGCRIHSAFVGVAGNHIRSLNSHGIVAIRDREVSSADLERVLDAAQAVAIPADQRVLHTLPQDYVIDNQEGVREPLGMSGVRLEAKVHVVTCAVNAAQNIEKCVRRCGLEIDDIILEQLASAYSVLTDDEKELGVCLVDIGGGTTDIAIFTEGAIRHTAVIPIAGDQVTNDIAMALRTPTQYAEEIKIRYACALAKLAGAGETIKVPSVGDRPPRELSRQALAEVVEPRYDELFTLIQAELRRSGYEDLIPAGIVLTGGTSKMEGAVELAEEIFHMPVRLGVPHGVKGLGDVVRNPIYSTGVGLLLYGLQKQTDGISLSGIGSRESYSSDEPKAPLLERLQAWVKGNF is encoded by the coding sequence ATGGCAAACGTGCAAAGCGGCAAAATGATCGTCGGTCTCGATATCGGCACCTCCAAGGTGGTGGCGCTGGTAGGCGAGGTCGCGGACGACGGCACGCTGGAAATCGTCGGAATCGGCACGCATCCGTCCCGGGGCCTGAAGAAGGGCGTGGTGGTCAACATCGAATCCACCGTGCAGTCGATCCAGCGCGCTATCGAAGAAGCGCAACTGATGGCGGGCTGCCGAATTCACTCGGCATTCGTCGGCGTGGCGGGCAATCACATCCGCAGCCTGAACTCCCACGGCATCGTGGCGATCCGCGACCGTGAAGTCAGCTCGGCCGACCTTGAGCGCGTCCTCGACGCTGCCCAGGCCGTGGCGATCCCGGCTGACCAGCGTGTGCTGCACACCCTGCCGCAGGACTACGTGATTGATAACCAGGAAGGCGTACGTGAGCCCCTGGGCATGTCGGGCGTCCGCCTGGAAGCCAAGGTCCACGTGGTGACCTGCGCCGTGAATGCCGCACAGAACATTGAAAAATGCGTGCGTCGTTGCGGCCTGGAAATCGACGACATCATTCTTGAGCAGTTGGCCTCGGCCTACTCGGTCCTGACCGACGACGAAAAAGAGCTGGGCGTGTGCCTGGTGGACATCGGCGGCGGCACCACCGATATCGCGATCTTTACCGAAGGTGCGATCCGTCACACCGCGGTGATCCCGATTGCCGGCGACCAGGTGACCAACGACATCGCCATGGCCCTGCGGACACCGACCCAGTACGCCGAAGAAATCAAGATCCGCTACGCCTGCGCCCTGGCCAAGCTGGCCGGTGCCGGCGAGACCATCAAGGTGCCGAGCGTGGGCGACCGTCCACCGCGTGAACTGTCGCGCCAGGCCCTGGCCGAAGTGGTCGAGCCGCGCTACGACGAACTGTTCACCCTGATCCAGGCTGAACTGCGTCGCAGCGGCTACGAAGATTTGATCCCGGCCGGCATCGTGCTGACCGGTGGCACCTCGAAGATGGAAGGCGCGGTCGAACTGGCCGAGGAAATCTTCCACATGCCGGTCCGCCTGGGCGTGCCCCATGGCGTCAAGGGCCTGGGCGACGTGGTGCGCAACCCGATTTATTCCACCGGTGTGGGCTTGCTGTTGTACGGCCTGCAAAAGCAGACCGACGGCATTTCCCTGTCGGGCATTGGCAGCCGCGAAAGCTATAGCAGTGACGAGCCCAAAGCGCCGTTGCTGGAGCGCCTGCAGGCTTGGGTGAAAGGCAATTTCTAA
- a CDS encoding cell division protein FtsQ/DivIB: protein MQGASLRHQPPAPGRKPVPRGASRMVAKEPMSARLPKANFGFLKALFWPVLLVALGFGTYEGAQRLLPYADRPITKISVQGDLSYISQQAVQQRIAPFVAASFFTIDLAGMRAELEQMAWIAHAEVRRVWPDQVTIRLEEQLPVARWGDEALLNNQGQAFNPRELANYEHLPQLFGPQRAQQQVMQQYQALSQMLRPLGFSIARLELRERGSWFLTTGAGSSGPGIELLLGRDHLVEKMRRFIAIYDKTLKEQITNIASIDLRYANGLAVSWREPAAPTAAQPAVAKN from the coding sequence ATGCAAGGCGCATCGCTTCGCCATCAGCCACCCGCTCCCGGCCGCAAGCCGGTGCCGCGTGGTGCCAGTCGAATGGTGGCTAAAGAGCCGATGTCGGCGCGCCTGCCGAAAGCCAACTTTGGTTTTCTCAAGGCCCTGTTCTGGCCGGTGCTGTTGGTGGCGTTGGGCTTTGGCACCTATGAAGGTGCGCAGCGCCTGTTGCCGTATGCCGACCGCCCCATCACCAAGATCAGCGTGCAGGGCGACTTGAGCTACATCAGCCAGCAAGCGGTGCAGCAGCGGATCGCGCCTTTTGTCGCGGCGAGCTTCTTCACCATCGACCTGGCAGGCATGCGTGCCGAACTGGAGCAGATGGCGTGGATTGCCCACGCCGAAGTACGGCGCGTGTGGCCGGATCAAGTGACGATCCGCCTGGAAGAACAACTGCCCGTGGCCCGTTGGGGTGACGAAGCGCTGTTGAACAACCAGGGCCAGGCGTTCAACCCGCGTGAGCTGGCCAACTACGAGCATTTGCCGCAGTTGTTCGGGCCGCAACGGGCGCAACAACAAGTGATGCAGCAGTACCAGGCGTTGAGCCAGATGCTGCGGCCACTGGGCTTCTCCATTGCGCGCCTGGAATTGCGCGAGCGGGGCAGCTGGTTCCTGACCACCGGGGCAGGCAGTTCCGGCCCGGGCATCGAGTTGTTGCTGGGACGCGACCACTTGGTGGAGAAGATGCGCCGCTTTATCGCCATCTACGACAAAACCCTGAAAGAACAGATTACGAACATTGCGAGCATCGACCTGCGTTACGCCAACGGCCTGGCCGTTAGCTGGCGCGAACCGGCTGCGCCCACGGCAGCGCAACCCGCTGTCGCGAAGAATTAA
- a CDS encoding D-alanine--D-alanine ligase, with amino-acid sequence MTTNYGSLFSTIAPADFGRVAVLFGGKSAEREVSLKSGNAVLQALQSAGVNAFGIDVGDDFLARLQAEKIDRAFIILHGRGGEDGSMQGLLECAGIPYTGSGILASALAMDKLRTKQVWHSLGIPTPRHSVLCSEDDCISAAKELGLPLIVKPAHEGSSIGMAKVNSAAELIDAWKAASTYDSQVLVEQWISGPEFTIATLRDQVLPPIALGTPHTFYDYDAKYLASDTQYRIPCGLDATKEQELMDLTAKACEALGIAGWARADVMQDDQGNFWFLEVNTAPGMTDHSLVPMAARAAGLDFQQLVLAILAASYVAGNEEARG; translated from the coding sequence ATGACCACCAACTACGGCTCCCTGTTCTCCACCATCGCGCCTGCCGACTTCGGCCGCGTGGCGGTACTGTTCGGCGGCAAGAGCGCTGAGCGCGAAGTGTCGCTCAAGTCCGGCAATGCTGTGCTCCAAGCGCTGCAAAGTGCCGGTGTGAACGCCTTTGGTATCGACGTGGGCGATGACTTCCTCGCTCGCCTGCAGGCCGAGAAGATCGACCGAGCCTTCATCATTCTTCACGGCCGTGGCGGTGAAGACGGCAGCATGCAGGGCCTGCTGGAGTGCGCCGGGATCCCTTACACCGGCAGCGGCATCCTTGCCTCGGCACTGGCCATGGACAAGTTGCGCACCAAGCAGGTGTGGCACAGCCTGGGCATTCCGACGCCGCGTCACAGCGTTTTGTGCAGCGAAGACGATTGTATTTCTGCGGCCAAGGAACTGGGCCTGCCTTTGATCGTCAAACCAGCCCATGAAGGCTCCAGTATCGGCATGGCTAAAGTGAACTCGGCCGCCGAATTGATCGACGCATGGAAAGCGGCAAGTACCTACGATTCGCAAGTGTTGGTGGAACAGTGGATCTCCGGTCCCGAATTCACCATCGCGACCCTCCGTGACCAGGTATTGCCGCCTATCGCGCTGGGCACCCCCCATACCTTTTACGACTACGACGCCAAGTACCTGGCCTCCGATACCCAGTACCGGATCCCATGCGGCCTCGATGCAACCAAAGAGCAGGAATTGATGGACCTCACAGCGAAAGCCTGTGAGGCGTTGGGTATCGCCGGTTGGGCGCGGGCAGACGTGATGCAGGATGACCAGGGGAACTTCTGGTTCCTTGAAGTCAACACCGCACCGGGCATGACCGACCACAGCCTGGTCCCCATGGCTGCACGCGCAGCCGGCCTGGACTTCCAGCAGTTGGTGCTGGCGATCCTGGCCGCCAGTTATGTGGCCGGTAATGAAGAGGCACGAGGTTAA
- the ftsW gene encoding putative lipid II flippase FtsW has translation MSLDLKNIIKPYPSPIITGRGIDLDFPMLAGCLALLGLGLVMITSASSEVAAVQSGNTLYHMIRHLIYLVIGLGACIVTMMIPIATWQRLGWLMLLGAFGLLVMVIVPGIGREVNGSMRWIGFGAFNVQPSEIAKVFVVIYLAGYLVRRQKEVRESWMGFFKPFIVLLPMAGLLLMEPDFGATVVMMGAAAAMLFLGGVGLFRFALMVGLAVAAVTILVQAQPYRMARLITFTDPWSDQFGSGYQLTQALIAFGRGEWLGVGLGNSVQKQFYLPEAHTDFVFSVLAEELGVVGSLATVGLFVFVCVRAMYIGLWAEKAKQFFAAYVAYGLAFLWIGQFLINIGVNVGLLPTKGLTLPFLSYGGSSLVICCACLGLLLRIEWESRTHLGSEEMEFSESDFAEEPTHGR, from the coding sequence ATGAGTCTGGACCTGAAGAACATTATCAAGCCGTACCCGTCGCCGATCATTACCGGGCGCGGGATCGACCTCGACTTCCCGATGCTCGCCGGTTGCCTGGCGCTGCTGGGCCTGGGCCTGGTGATGATCACCTCGGCCTCCTCGGAAGTGGCCGCCGTACAGTCGGGTAACACCCTGTACCACATGATCCGCCACCTGATTTACCTGGTGATCGGCCTCGGTGCGTGCATCGTCACCATGATGATTCCTATCGCCACCTGGCAGCGCCTGGGTTGGCTGATGCTGCTCGGTGCCTTCGGCCTGCTGGTGATGGTAATCGTCCCCGGCATCGGCCGTGAGGTGAACGGTTCGATGCGCTGGATTGGCTTCGGTGCCTTCAACGTGCAGCCTTCGGAAATCGCCAAGGTGTTCGTGGTGATTTACCTCGCGGGCTACCTGGTGCGTCGTCAGAAAGAAGTGCGGGAAAGTTGGATGGGCTTCTTCAAGCCATTCATCGTGCTGCTGCCCATGGCCGGTCTGTTGCTGATGGAGCCGGACTTCGGCGCCACCGTGGTGATGATGGGCGCCGCTGCTGCGATGCTGTTCCTCGGCGGGGTGGGCTTGTTCCGCTTTGCCCTGATGGTCGGGCTCGCCGTGGCGGCCGTGACGATCCTGGTGCAGGCGCAACCCTATCGGATGGCGCGCCTGATCACCTTTACCGACCCCTGGTCTGACCAGTTCGGCTCCGGCTACCAGCTGACCCAGGCGCTGATCGCCTTCGGTCGCGGCGAGTGGCTGGGCGTGGGCCTGGGCAACAGCGTGCAGAAGCAGTTCTACCTGCCGGAAGCCCATACCGACTTCGTGTTCTCGGTACTCGCCGAAGAGCTGGGCGTGGTCGGCTCCCTGGCCACCGTCGGGCTGTTCGTGTTCGTCTGCGTGCGGGCCATGTACATCGGCTTGTGGGCGGAGAAAGCCAAACAATTCTTTGCCGCCTATGTGGCTTACGGCCTGGCCTTCCTGTGGATCGGCCAGTTCCTGATCAACATCGGTGTGAACGTCGGCCTGCTGCCGACCAAGGGCCTGACCCTGCCGTTCCTCAGTTATGGCGGCAGCTCGTTGGTGATCTGCTGTGCCTGTCTCGGCTTGTTGCTGCGTATCGAGTGGGAGAGTCGAACCCATTTGGGCAGCGAAGAGATGGAATTCAGCGAGAGCGATTTTGCCGAGGAGCCGACCCATGGGCGCTAA